In Candidatus Atribacteria bacterium, the genomic window ACTATGTAGTAGTAGACCCAAAATTTGTAAGACCTGCCGAAGTTGACTTATTGTTGGGTGATTCTATAAAAGCAAGAGAAAAATTAAAGTGGAAACCAGAGGTTAAATTTGAAGATTTAATTAAAATGATGATTGATGCAGATTTAGAGAATGTTAAAAATAATATTTACTTATCTGACATTCAGACACAAAAGACATAAAATAAAGGAATAGTTCTATTATGAAGGCATTAATAACAGGAATTTCCGGTTTTGTGGGGTCATATTTAGTGGAGTTTTTACTTAATAAAGGATATGAAGTTTTTGGAACTTTTTATGATAAGAGCACATTTTCAAATTTAGATGGTTTTATAGATAGAATTATATTATATCAATGTGATATAAGAAATTATGATAGTTTAAAAAAAATTATGGAAAAAAACCAACCTGATGAAATATATCATTTGGCTGCAATCTCATTTGTGCCTAATTCAATGAAAGATCCAAAATTAACCTTTGATACTAATTTATATGGTACATTAAATCTTTATCAAGCGATTATAGAATTAAAATCTAATCCCAAAATGTTATTTGTAGGATCCGCTGATGAATATGGAATAGTCAATGAAAATGATTTACCAATAAACGAAAATTGCCCTTTGCGCCCAATGAACCCTTATTCAATTAGCAAGGCAAGTGCAGATTTTTTAAGTTATACTTATTTTAAGAATTATAATTTGAATATAATTAGAGCAAGACCATTTAATCATATTGGGCCAAGACAATCTCCTGAATTTGTATGTTCCAGTTTTGCAAAACAAATAGT contains:
- a CDS encoding SDR family oxidoreductase; this translates as MKALITGISGFVGSYLVEFLLNKGYEVFGTFYDKSTFSNLDGFIDRIILYQCDIRNYDSLKKIMEKNQPDEIYHLAAISFVPNSMKDPKLTFDTNLYGTLNLYQAIIELKSNPKMLFVGSADEYGIVNENDLPINENCPLRPMNPYSISKASADFLSYTYFKNYNLNIIRARPFNHIGPRQSPEFVCSSFAKQIVEIEKGLEEPIMKVGNLEAKRDFTDVRDMVIAYWLAMQKGKTGEVYNICSGRTVQIKELLNNLLKLSSKKINIIRDSKRMRPSDNPVLQGDCSKFRKSTGWKPEILFDKTLKDILEYWRKIL